From the Carya illinoinensis cultivar Pawnee chromosome 4, C.illinoinensisPawnee_v1, whole genome shotgun sequence genome, one window contains:
- the LOC122306270 gene encoding uncharacterized protein LOC122306270 yields the protein MDQLKNGSLGFEHLSKAQKRKAQIEVEIGAKKKLRLLDEEEAEEFSFYGNPSAEERKGSWQLLRMLKPGNHTPWLCMGDFNEILSMAEKSGAASRPFSQMERFREALDAYELSDLGYIGSKFTWSMLRKEHKLFRYEASWSKREGCKVSVERAWMADSHRGHSLSSIKTSLTRCRHQLRSWQKTSAGNQTTQIRQKSDMIKQLQESNLGDLNDSIRDLQREVDEMLAGEETKWRQRSKQFWLKEGDKNSKYFHKCASQRRQTNTINVVKNDRGECAREHGSICSLFLSFCQDLFNSSHPTGIEEALQGDKVFSAVKDFFSTRSGIGEVNDTYIVLIPKKKCPELVTEYRPISLCNVPYKIVAKVLANRLKCFLPSIIAPARSAFVPSRLISDNIIVAYEAMHSMQYGMRSKKEGYMALKLDMSKAYDRIEWAFLQAVLRKMGFAEAWTELVMEFLGGMLDKAEEKGLVSGFPFARGSLLVNHLFFADDSLLFCRANVLEWSRLIKVLNSYENASSQRLNMDKTSIYFSKNTSPINKETILAAAQVKEAKAFEKYLGLPSYVGRHKLAAFRPILDYIRNRIQNWKVKFISQAGKEVLLKSIVQAIPTYCMSIFKLPKAILKNINQLMQHFWWGSKDDKIKTQWIPWKKLGQTKRVGAGL from the exons ATGGACCAACTAAAGAATGGGAGTTTGGGCTTTGAGCATCTAAGCAAAGCTCAGAAAAGAAAGGCCCAAATTGAGGTAGAAATTGGAGCCAAGAAGAAGCTAAGGCTTCTTGATGAGGAAGAGGCTGAGGAGTTCA GTTTCTATGGAAATCCATCAGCtgaggaaaggaaaggaagttGGCAATTGCTAAGAATGTTAAAGCCTGGGAACCATACACCATGGTTGTGCatgggggatttcaatgaaatcctcAGTATGGCTGAGAAGTCAGGGGCTGCCTCTAGGCCTTTCTCTCAAATGGAAAGGTTTAGGGAAGCTCTAGATGCCTATGAGCTTAGTGACCTTGGCTATATAGGCTCCAAGTTCACATGGA GTATGCTGAGGAAGGAACATAAGCTGTTTAGGTATGAAGCCAGCTGGTCCAAAAGGGAAGGGTGCAAGGTGTCAGTCGAGAGAGCCTGGATGGCAGACTCCCATAGAGGCCATTCTTTAAGCTCCATCAAAACTAGCCTGACTAGATGCAGACACCAACTTAGAAGCTGGCAGAAGACAAGTGCAGGCAACCAGACCACTCAAATCAGACAAAAAAGTGACATGATCAAACAGCTGCAGGAGTCAAACCTAGGTGACCTTAATGATTCCATAAGAGACCTGCAAAGAGAGGTGGATGAAATGCTGGCAGGGGAGGAAACCAAATGGAGGCAAAGATCCAAGCAGTTCTGGCTAAAGGAAGGGGATAAGAACTCCAAGTACTTCCACAAGTGTGCATCCCAAAGAAGACAAACCAACACCATAAATGTGGTGAAGAATGATAGAGGGGAATGTGCTAGGGAACATGGCAGCATATGCTCTCTTTTCCTTAGTTTCTGTCAGGACCTCTTTAATTCTTCTCACCCGACAGGTATTGAAGAGGCACTACAAG GAGACAAGGTGTTCTCAGCAGTGAAGGACTTCTTCTCAACCAGATCAGGGATAGGTGAGGTAAATGACACTTACATTGTTTTAATTCCCAAGAAGAAGTGTCCTGAATTAGTTACTGAGTATAGGCCTATAAGCCTTTGTAATGTCCCATATAAAATTGTTGCCAAGGTTTTAGCAAACAGGTTAAAATGCTTCCTGCCATCCATCATTGCACCAGCACGAAGTGCTTTTGTACCAAGCCGTTTGATTTCAGATAATATCATAGTGGCCTACGAGGCCATGCACTCAATGCAATACGGGATGAGGAGCAAAAAAGAAGGATATATGGCCTTGAAattggatatgagcaaggcctatgacaGAATAGAGTGGGCTTTCTTGCAAGCTGTCTTGAGGAAGATGGGATTTGCAGAGGCATGGACTGAACTGGTTATGGAGT TTCTTGGTGGAATGCTTGACAAGGCTGAAGAGAAAGGACTAGTGTCTGGATTTCCATTTGCCAGGGGCTCTTTATTGGTTAACCAcctcttttttgcagatgatagcctgCTTTTCTGCAGAGCCAATGTGCTAGAATGGAGTAGATTAATCAAGGTCTTGAACTcatatgaaaatgcatctaGCCAGAGATTAAACATGGACAAGACATCAATTTACTTCAGCAAGAACACCAGTCCAATCAATAAGGAAACCATCCTTGCTGCAGCACAAGTGAAGGAAGCAAAGGCATTTGAGAAGTACCTAGGCCTTCCCTCGTATGTGGGAAGACACAAACTAGCAGCATTCAGGCCCATACTGGACTATATTAGAAACAGGATCCAGAACTGGAAGGTGAAGTTCATATCTCAGGCAGGGAAAGAAGTTCTCCTTAAGTCTATTGTCCAAGCCATCCCAACTTATTGCATGAGTATCTTTAAGCTCCCAAAGGCCATCCTCAAGAACATAAACCAGTTAATGCAACACTTCTGGTGGGGGAGTAAAGATGACAAGATCAAAACCCAATGGATTCCTTGGAAGAAGCTTGGACAGACAAAAAGGGTAGGGGCTGGGCTATAG